The DNA sequence GTCCTGAGATGAAGCATAAATGCCCAGATCCTACACGTGTTCAAACATATCTAGGATCCATTGGATctttaattaaatatgaatccACTTGTATTAAATATGGTTCCACTAGTATTGAACTGAGCAAGACTCTGATAATTTTCTAGTGGGAATCCAGATCTGGAATCAAACTGTGGATCCAACccattttgttttaattaaatatgaatccACTTGTATTAAATATGGTTCCACTAGTATTGAACTGAGCAAGACCCTGATAATTTTCTAGTGGGAATCCAGATCTGGAATCAAACTGTGGATCCAACCCATTTTGTGCCTTTTGGTATAGTTACAGGGAGTCGTTCAACCAGTTTTATTTTGATGTATGCTACATCTTGAATATATAAgccttgccaaaaaaaaaatcttaaatagATAAGAGggttctttacttttcttatgcATGGCCTTGTACATACATCATGGTGCCTTCAATGAGAGAcagagatagatagatagatgtGAAGACAAGTCAGACAAGTGGGTTCTTTACTTTTCCTAATCATGTGGTATGCTAGTGTACACAGCTTGCATAAAATCTACATCCAATGCATAAAATCTAGATCCAATTAATTATTTAAAGAGGAAGGGATTCATGCTCAGGAGTAAACTTTATTCAACAATTCATAAATAAAGGAGTGTTTTATCATTTTGATGGGGGCTTTTGTCTTCATCCAAGGTCCTATGCATGATAGGAGATAGCATGTCATGTATGAGCATGCACAAAAACTTTTAATTTGCCTTAtttaaaaatgtaattttaattttcaaatagaatttagggaaaaagatcctcGTGGCAGAGTGTGGCTCCACCTCCAACAATTAGATACAAAGGGGGGTGAAATGACTACCGCACCCCTTAAGTTAGAAATGCTATCTCCATTGATGCTTCCATTCATCCTCCCATTACCCTTTTAATGCTTCCATTCATCCTCCGTTATTTCCTATGCTCCCACAGGGACCAAGTTAATGTGAAAAGTTTTGTACATGACCATGTATGTACACCATCGTACCTTCAACCGTTAAATGGGAATGGAGACACAAGGGTCATTGGTCATTACACATTATCCCCACCTCCATCTAATTAAGGTACCACCCAAAAATTTAtgagtaaataaaaaatatatatttttatttctattattaAAAACATTTCTGCAAATTGATAACGTGTTTGATAAGTAAAAACACTTCTCTCCCCCATTTTTCTTCCTCAATTTCATATTTCTGTTTCATTTTTCTGTCTGGAATATATAAATGAGCTGATTTTTCCATATGGGCGTCGAGATTTGGagattgattatgcctaaattCGTGAGTTTTATCCTTGAGTAGCAGTAATCGAACTTAAGAACTGATTTATCTTTTCACTATTCTATTTCAATCTtcaacccccaaaaaaagaaaaaaagaaaaaaaaatctatttcaatCTTCTTCACTAATcttattcttctgttttctcACTTTTTATTTGTTATTCTCTGTTTTAGCCCGTAGAGTTTCACTTttaagaactttttttttttttgggtaaataccTTGAGAATTAAAGTCTATAGTGAGTAACGAAGTGAAAAATAGAGCTTGGGTCCTTGAGCTCCTTTGGATCCTTATTATTCGTCACTGTAGATTGCAAAAAATTCAATTGTTGAATTCTGTAAGAAGAAAGCTTCTCTTTTACATATTACAACATATTCTCAGGTTATATATTATTTAAGTAAGCTCAATTACCAAATTCTCTTCCCACCAACCCCCCTTCTTTGCGTATCTGGTTAGATTTGAAGAGATCCATTGGAAAAAGTCCATGGCATTGTGCATAGATCGTGGATGGGAAACGAGACAGatggggagaggggagaggggagaggggagcaGCGGAGCAGCGGAGTTGTGAAGTTGGGCATGGGGCAGTTGCAGAGGTTGAAGGTAGAGTGGGGCAACCCGGTAGAGAGATGGGGACAGAGGAGATGAAAGAGTCGAGGGAAATGGCAAGGGGGTGATAAGAGAAATATGATAAAAATGGAAGATGTACGATGTCTGGTATTTCATCGTAGTTTAACCTAAGGAGTATTGGTGCAAGCTCCTCGACAGATAGAATGGCAGTCTTGTTTGTCGATAAGTGGATCATGGGACTTGCAAGTGGCCTCtgttggaattttttatttgaacgTAGTTTTGTATTTTTCAGTATTAGTATTTTTCGCTCTATATTTGTAAAAAGATTTACTTTTTCTATAAATAATGCTGAGAAGTATAAAGATGAATATTATAATACTATTCTCCAATGATAATGAAGTACAATCTCATATCACATATCACTCAGGATAAAAGTAATTTTGTCAAATCtcataaatatatatgtattatttgttattatttttttatcacgTTTTACATCACTTTTAAGGTTACGTTCCAATAAAAAATGGATGAAATAAAATAGACGAGAAAATGAACACCGCCATTCAGGGCTGATAAGGGAACAAAATCTGACAGAATCATATGCCTGAGCCGGTTgttcattaaaattttaaatatgaaGAAAGAACGCTAAACGTGAACCATCTTTTTGACTCGAGAATACAAATGGGTAGGCAGCTATCACTCTcctattttaatatattatagTACGGAGAAAGGGACCTGTTTTTCTTTGGAGGGCCATCTTAGACTTCAACACAACTCAATCATTTACAAGCTAGAAAGGGATACTTGCTGTTATTgaatcttttctctctctatcattTGGCGTACGATCATCGGCTCATTGAATGATCATCCACCGCCttctcccaagtcccaacacaTTAGTGTTTGATAACTTTCATTGCACATGTTTATTTGCGAAGCACATGTTTATTTGTGAAAGGGACAGATGTTAGCACCTCACGTTTATGTGCAGGTGAATGTAAGTATAAAAACAATTTCATACGTTTTTGATTCCTgattttaaaatctattaaaatCATGGACCAAGGATCTATTAAAATCATGGACCAAGGATGCAGGAGATTATTCTCGTACATGAATCTGATTCGAATTCCCCAACCACCATTCTCTTAATGTTAGAAAATGTAATCGTCGAATAATGGCTACCCTCTCTACCCCCATGTCACAATGTAAGCCACTTAAAATACTTGACTACTTCATTGGCTCACCCCTCAGCCACGAAATGAAGAAACTTAATTAGAACCAATTGGTACTATTATAGTTGGCAAAGTTAGGTTGGAATAGTATTTCAACTATAAAATTCAGtttaattttaacttttcttgATTGGATTTCTACTCTGATGGTAATACTGAAGGTGAAATAGAAGTAGGTTGGAATAGTATTTCAACTACAAAATTTagtttactttcaaattttttttattggatttctaCTCTGCTGTTAATGGTAACGTTGAAGGTGAAATAGAGATTCAATGTTACATTACATTCATTGTATTATACTTACTTTTTCCTATTTAATAAAGTTTACCTGCtgattttagctaaaaaaacaaagaggcTCATTGGACCCTAGTACTGATATGACCTAGGAATTTCCAAGATCCATCTCACCTGTATCAGTTTCTTAAATGGTAATCGACATATGTGACGTTTGTGCTAGGATTCTTTATTATGATCATGATCTTCTAATAGATATGACACATGTTAAATGTGCTATCTTTATCTCAACTATAATTCCAGTCATTGGACCCTAGTACTGATATGACCTAGGAATTTCCAAGTTCCATCTCACCTGTATCAGTTTCTTAAATAGTAATCGACATATGTGACGTTTGTGCTAGGATTCTTTATTATGATCATGATCTTCTAATAAATATGTCACGTGTTAAATTTGCTATCTTTATCTCAATTATAATTCCAGTCAGTAGTTATGATTTTTTCCAACTATCATAAATGCTGCTTTAAATAGATAGTTGAGATGATAAATAAGTCCACATCAGAAGAATGTAATGGAATCTTGCACATCAACAACTTATCGGAAATTTTACACCTTATACGCCAAGGAGTCTCTTTACCTTGTAGTTCAAACTTTTATAATAGAAACTTTGGATCCGACTCCTCTCCTTAGCGTCTATCGCTCAAGTCTTACCTATAGTTACTTGGGTGAATACCACATGACAAGACGATGATCTAATGATTTTAACATCTCGTTCTTCACGCCTTTCTTAAATCGTTGGATCATTGTTTCACCACATGATGCTTGCTAGATAACTATAGGCCAACTTGGACGATGGGCACTAAAGAGAAGAGTTGAATCCAGAAACTTTACATTTAGCTAGTTGGTTAGGttagatttttctttctcattaaaAATGTATATGTACATGCACATGAATTATAAGTATGGCTAGGGTGACGGgatttaaacaataaaatattagACTTAAAGATGAACCAAAATAGCTAGGGTCGGTTACTCATCGGATCCATGCCAATATTGAAAGTATATCAACCAACAACTGAGTGGAATAAGTCTAAAATAATGTGTCCTGATCTTCAAGGCCCATCACCTACAGTACCACATGTTGACGGAATGCTTCCTGGACAGCTATAGGCTCTCCCCTTTAGCTCAATTAATGATGGCTCAGGTACTGCCATCATCTCCATCTTATAAATGGGTAGGAGCATAAAATATACTAGCTTGTGTCTTTGTTGGGAGGCTAAGCTGGGGAGAAAAAAATGGCTTCAAACCCAGGTCCCTTGACGAACTGGCCATGGCAAAAACTTGGAAACGTCAAGGTAATACATACCACCTtacccttctcttttcctcttcttctatttttgttgATCTAATGAGGCTTTTTGTGTTTGCAGTACATGGTTTTGTCGCCTTTCGTGGCAAATAGTCTCTATTCAATCATGAGCAAGGAGGAGCGAGAGAGGGACGTAACAATCTTGTATATCTACCCATTTTTTCTGTGGAGGATGCTTCACAGTCAACTTTGGATAAGCTTTGCTCGTTACCAGACTTCCAAAACCAACCATAGGATCGTGGTGGATAAGGGCATTGAATTTGAACAAGTCGATAGAGAGAGAAACTGGTTCATCTATACTTTATTCTCATCTTCcagattttatatatatatatattttttttctttagttttctctCCCATGAGTCTTATTTGATGAGAAATGACTTGCAGGGATGACCATATTATTCTGAGTGGCATTATAGGCTACATTGCGGTTATGTATCTTCCCTGGGCTGCAAGAATGCCAATGTGGAGATGGGATGGTCTGGTTCTTACCATTCTTCTCCATACGGGTCCAGTAGAGTTCCTCTATTATTGGTTTCACAGAGCATTACATCATCATTTCCTTTATTCTCGATACCATTCTCACCATCACTTATCAATAGTTACGGAGCCCATCACCTGTAAATACAATTTCTTCCTTTGTAATTTTATACTTTTTGGGTACTTCTAGGTGTTACTATGTCTAGTGAAGTATAATGCTTCACTATTTGTCACTTAGTAGTAATCTATTAGGGGACCTCACATACAATTTAATGACCAAATTTTAGTTCAAAGTAAGCAAGGAAACTTGTTCAACCTATAATTCAAAGTTTTACTTAATGGAGATGAATGTAAATTACAAATTAAATGGCATATTTCGAAATTTTAGGTACTTTCTCTACTCATTTGAAGCTGAAATTGTACCAATTAGATGCTTGTTTGGTTGAGTTTGGATCCCCTTCCCCACTGGTAAGAAACCTCTATCACTCGGTCTAACCCATATACTATCAGTAGTGAAGCATTATAGTTCACTaggcatgaaaaaaaaaaaacaatttatttatataatttgagagagagagagagaaatgatttTCTTTGGATGAATTTAACCACCTTTTGTTGTTATTTTTTGTGCAAGGCAGCTGTGACTCATCCATTTGGAGAAATTATCGTTTATTATATGTTGTTCTCTATACCGATTCTGGCCATGTTTTGCACTGGAACTGCTTCTGTGAGTGGAATCGTGGGGTATATAACTTATATTGATTTTATGAATTATATGGGACACTGCAACTTCGAGCTCGTTCCAAAGTGGGTCTTCAACAACTTCCCAATCCTCAAGTACTTTATGTATACTCCATCGTAAGTCTTAGTAGTTCATAAATTTAGTTCCATCTAGAGTTATGGTGCTGCTCGTCCTTACACCTATCTCTGCTTACATAGAAataactctcgctacaaatagcTACAAATAGCTACTAACATATAATAAATGAACCCTATGCAAGTAATTTACCAAAATATTCATCATACAGTCCTAAAAAATTTCGACCCCTTAACATCCATTTGGAAATAgcacactaatgcaagtgatagaatacaagacattgtatcCCTATCATATATATTTCTTGtttaaaatgaaatcatttgcaTATGAATTTGATAGATATATACATGTTTTCTCATGCAAATAATTAACCACAATATGTAACCATACAGGTTCCATTCTCTTCATCATACGAAATTCCGGACAAACTACTCTCTCTTCATGCCTCTCTATGATTACATATATGGAACCATGGACATGTCATCAGACAAATTGTATGAAACTTCACTGAAGGGAAGGAAAGAGACTCCAGATGTGGTTCACCTGACGCACCAAACTACGCTGCAGTCCTTCTACCATCTTCCCCCAGCCATTGCCTCTCTTGCGTCAAAGCCATACTCTCCCAATTGGTATATGTGGATGTTGTGGCCAATTCCATATGGATTCATGTTTCTTACCTGGGTCTTTGGTTCCACCTTTACTGTGGAAAGGAATGTGTTTGATAAACTCAGGATGCAAACATGGGTAATCCCAAGATTTAGCTTTCATGTAAGATCTCAAATCCTCTAATTTTCTTGTGGTTGTTGCTGCTTGCTTCCATTGTCAAATGATATAGCATGACCTTTGTGCTGCAGTATTCCTCATCAAGGCAAAAAGATGCCATTAATGGCTTGATTGAGAAAGCTATTTTGGAGGCTGAAAGTGAAGGTGTTAAGGTGATGAGTTTAGGTCTTCTAAATCAGGCAAGTTGTTACTCCATGTACCTTGGCGCTTCATGTACAGTACCCTAACCAGTTTCAGACGCTGTTCAGGGGTACATATGTCATAGTTTAACCAATAGGCTTTGGGATCTTACGAGCATTGACAAAACAGTAAAttcaaatgaaaaatataaggaCTGCAAAACTTGattgcaaattttttttacctCCTTGTGGTCTAACTAGGATGCACAGATGGGGTATCGAACCAAGGACCGTGCATTTATCCATACAGTCCCCAATTCTCCCTAACCATCTGACAAACCCAATGGATGTGTTACTCTTTTAACTTCTCGATTAACATTCTTTTGAAAACCTGATGAGTGGGGTGAGTCGAGTGAGTCAAACTTGGTCAGAATGGatcatgttttattttatttattcatctatatatttatttttaaatcttcattcttcttcttctccaagtgAGGAGCAATTGAGATTAGGATTATTGTTTCATAGGTGAGAACAAAAAACTGGCTAATGATGAAgataaaaaccaaaaatttaAGTTTTTGTTTAGTTGTCGTTCAAACTTATGGTTTATGAATAGTATATGGcccaataaatttaaaaatagacTAAGCGAGTTTTATATGACTCAGAAAAAAACaccaaactaaaaaaaacttgGACCAACTCAGATCTGATCTAATCACGTAAACTTGTGTGAGTCGTcacaattctttttttctttcttttttttttttttttttttttttttttgactctaGTGATATCAACCTACACCATTTTTTAATTAGGTTCCAATCATGAatcagatttatttatttatttttgaatatgTTTTCGATACAACTAAGTAAGCAAATAAATTTAGACAATTTCTCGATTTGTTAGTATCATCCTTGTGGAGGGGCCATGCTAATATGAATTCATATTACAATTGCTAAGATGAAGCATAAATGTTCGTTTCAAGGACATCTCCTAGACATATTTAGGATCCAATTTTGTCTAGAATCAAATATGGATTCACTAGAGCAAGGACCATTGGGTTTACTTATCCACAATATCTAGGATCCCACCTGAGCTGCTATGTGGCAAATATTTGGGCCTTCTAGAGAGGGATTTCTTATGAGGGATATACTGATCCATAGGCTCTAAAACTATGTCCAATTTCCTTTATTAACCATTACCATTATAATATAGGCTTCAAACTATTGGTTTCTAAAATTGTAATCTAGAAATAGAATACTTTTGTCTTCTTTACTAAGGAAGTGggattatgctttttttttattgtaacaTCAAACATATCATGGTGATAATCAGGGAGAGATATTCAATGGAAATGGTGAGCTTTATCTCCAGAAACACCCAAAGCTTAAGATAAGAATTGTAGATGGAAGTAGCTTAGCTGTTGCTGTCATACTTCATAGCATCCCCCAAGAAGCAAAACAAGTGCTGCTAATAGGAAATCTCTCTAAAGTTTCTTGTGCTGTTTCCAAAGATTTATGCCGAAGAGGCATTCAGGTAAAACATTGATACTCTAAGAACTGATCACCCCaacccccaagaaaaaaaaaaaaatccttgggCTCTCTTTGGCTTTTCTCTAACAATGCTAGAGTGTAACAGGTAGCTGTGGCATGCAAGAATGATTTTTATAAGCTTAAGTTACAACTCCCAACAGAGTTGTGCAGTAACTTGATCTTCTCTACCAGTCACACACACAAGGTGAAGGAATTGAAggaaactaaaagaaaataataattcatAAACACTATTATCTTGAGAAGAAACTATTAGTACATAGTAACCACTGATGAAAGAACAAAATTAAAATGATGTAGTTTTGGCTGGTGGGAGATGGAGGAGTACAAAGGGATGAGGCACAAAGAAGAGCACTAGAAGGGACCCATTTCATTCCATGCTCGCAGTTTCCTCTAGCAAAGGCGCGCAAGGATTGTATTTACTATAGTACTTCAGCCATGATCATACCCAAGGCTCTCCAAAACGTATACTCTTGTGAGGTAATTGTTGGGAGTTTAATTTCACATCAGTAACTAATTAACCTATAATCCCTCGTTATGTACCTGGGAGTCTCTCCGCCTACTAGTTCAAACTTTTACGATGAAAATTCTACGTTTGGCTAGTTCGttggtttggatttttatttcttagtgaAAGATAACTGATTTCATTGTTTGTATGTATATATGCATATGAATTGCAGAATTGGCTACCAAGGCGAGTGATGAGTGCGTGGCGTGTTGCTGCAATTGTGCATGCCTTGGAAGGATGGGATGCACACGAGTGTGGGGACTCCATGCTTGACGTGGAGAAAGTCTGGCTGGCTAGCCTTCGCCATGGATTCCTTCCCATGGTCGCCCCTTGATCTACTaagtataaaatataaataaagagagcCAGCTCCTAAATAAAGGCAGTCCAAACCGGTAGACTTGGCTCAGACTATTGGGTTGttaatggatattttcttttattggctatgtgtgagtgtgtgtgtgtgtgcatgtttTTTTAATAGACTTTGTCGCTGTGTTGATTGTATTTTGACATAAGAGTGTACTAAGGTGTGTAAAGAGATTATCGAGATTTTAAAAGTGGTGAGAATGAAAAAATTCAATGTCATAAAGAAGATATTGGTAAATAAATATTACTTGTTAGAATT is a window from the Macadamia integrifolia cultivar HAES 741 chromosome 5, SCU_Mint_v3, whole genome shotgun sequence genome containing:
- the LOC122077770 gene encoding very-long-chain aldehyde decarbonylase GL1-4-like isoform X2, whose protein sequence is MASNPGPLTNWPWQKLGNVKYMVLSPFVANSLYSIMSKEERERDVTILYIYPFFLWRMLHSQLWISFARYQTSKTNHRIVVDKGIEFEQVDRERNWDDHIILSGIIGYIAVMYLPWAARMPMWRWDGLVLTILLHTGPVEFLYYWFHRALHHHFLYSRYHSHHHLSIVTEPITSVTHPFGEIIVYYMLFSIPILAMFCTGTASVSGIVGYITYIDFMNYMGHCNFELVPKWVFNNFPILKYFMYTPSFHSLHHTKFRTNYSLFMPLYDYIYGTMDMSSDKLYETSLKGRKETPDVVHLTHQTTLQSFYHLPPAIASLASKPYSPNWYMWMLWPIPYGFMFLTWVFGSTFTVERNVFDKLRMQTWVIPRFSFHYSSSRQKDAINGLIEKAILEAESEGVKVMSLGLLNQGEIFNGNGELYLQKHPKLKIRIVDGSSLAVAVILHSIPQEAKQVLLIGNLSKVSCAVSKDLCRRGIQFWLVGDGGVQRDEAQRRALEGTHFIPCSQFPLAKARKDCIYYSTSAMIIPKALQNVYSCENWLPRRVMSAWRVAAIVHALEGWDAHECGDSMLDVEKVWLASLRHGFLPMVAP
- the LOC122077770 gene encoding very-long-chain aldehyde decarbonylase GL1-4-like isoform X1, whose product is MASNPGPLTNWPWQKLGNVKYMVLSPFVANSLYSIMSKEERERDVTILYIYPFFLWRMLHSQLWISFARYQTSKTNHRIVVDKGIEFEQVDRERNWDDHIILSGIIGYIAVMYLPWAARMPMWRWDGLVLTILLHTGPVEFLYYWFHRALHHHFLYSRYHSHHHLSIVTEPITSVTHPFGEIIVYYMLFSIPILAMFCTGTASVSGIVGYITYIDFMNYMGHCNFELVPKWVFNNFPILKYFMYTPSFHSLHHTKFRTNYSLFMPLYDYIYGTMDMSSDKLYETSLKGRKETPDVVHLTHQTTLQSFYHLPPAIASLASKPYSPNWYMWMLWPIPYGFMFLTWVFGSTFTVERNVFDKLRMQTWVIPRFSFHYSSSRQKDAINGLIEKAILEAESEGVKVMSLGLLNQGEIFNGNGELYLQKHPKLKIRIVDGSSLAVAVILHSIPQEAKQVLLIGNLSKVSCAVSKDLCRRGIQVAVACKNDFYKLKLQLPTELCSNLIFSTSHTHKFWLVGDGGVQRDEAQRRALEGTHFIPCSQFPLAKARKDCIYYSTSAMIIPKALQNVYSCENWLPRRVMSAWRVAAIVHALEGWDAHECGDSMLDVEKVWLASLRHGFLPMVAP
- the LOC122077770 gene encoding very-long-chain aldehyde decarbonylase GL1-4-like isoform X3, which codes for MASNPGPLTNWPWQKLGNVKYMVLSPFVANSLYSIMSKEERERDVTILYIYPFFLWRMLHSQLWISFARYQTSKTNHRIVVDKGIEFEQVDRERNWDDHIILSGIIGYIAVMYLPWAARMPMWRWDGLVLTILLHTGPVEFLYYWFHRALHHHFLYSRYHSHHHLSIVTEPITSVTHPFGEIIVYYMLFSIPILAMFCTGTASVSGIVGYITYIDFMNYMGHCNFELVPKWVFNNFPILKYFMYTPSFHSLHHTKFRTNYSLFMPLYDYIYGTMDMSSDKLYETSLKGRKETPDVVHLTHQTTLQSFYHLPPAIASLASKPYSPNWYMWMLWPIPYGFMFLTWVFGSTFTVERNVFDKLRMQTWVIPRFSFHYSSSRQKDAINGLIEKAILEAESEGVKVMSLGLLNQGEIFNGNGELYLQKHPKLKIRIVDGSSLAVAVILHSIPQEAKQVLLIGNLSKVSCAVSKDLCRRGIQVAVACKNDFDKLKLQLPTELWSNLILSTSHKHKFWLVGDGEVQRDEAQRRAPKGTHFIPCSQFPLAKARNDCIYYSTPWSYPRLSKMYTLVRIGCQGE